Proteins encoded within one genomic window of Brassica rapa cultivar Chiifu-401-42 chromosome A09, CAAS_Brap_v3.01, whole genome shotgun sequence:
- the LOC103842796 gene encoding agamous-like MADS-box protein AGL61, with protein sequence MEEVRQTLPTTFLKPNEQFQNPNVLVTQTKKELTKPRNPKTSRGRQKIEIKEIKEDSKRHVTFSKRRRGLFKKAAELSVLTGAKIAVVTFSKCGRIYSFGHVDSLMDKYLRKIPVNLEVYSGDDSAEEGGRPWWERPVESVPEEELEEYIMAMSVLRDKLGKKINDMGSIVPAWPINMMGWKPQMDMQSMGDVTDGVNRCRLGQNG encoded by the coding sequence ATGGAAGAAGTAAGACAAACTTTACCGACTACTTTCTTGAAACCTAATGAACAATTTCAAAACCCTAACGTGTTGGTTACTCAAACCAAAAAGGAGTTGACAAAACCACGAAACCCTAAAACAAGCCGAGGTCGACAGAAGATAGAGATCAAAGAGATCAAAGAAGATAGCAAGAGACATGTAACGTTTTCGAAACGACGCCGTGGGCTGTTCAAGAAAGCCGCTGAGTTGAGCGTTTTGACCGGTGCAAAAATCGCTGTGGTAACGTTCTCTAAATGCGGTAGGATCTACAGTTTTGGGCACGTGGACTCGTTGATGGACAAGTATCTTCGCAAGATTCCGGTGAACTTGGAGGTATATTCAGGTGATGACTCAGCGGAGGAGGGAGGGAGGCCGTGGTGGGAGAGGCCGGTGGAGAGTGTGCCGGAGGAGGAGTTGGAAGAGTACATTATGGCGATGAGTGTGTTGAGAGACAAGTTAGGTAAGAAGATTAATGACATGGGGAGTATTGTTCCTGCATGGCCAATCAACATGATGGGTTGGAAACCACAGATGGATATGCAAAGCATGGGGGATGTGACTGATGGGGTTAATCGATGCCGTCTAGGTCAAAACGGATGA